In Erigeron canadensis isolate Cc75 chromosome 7, C_canadensis_v1, whole genome shotgun sequence, one DNA window encodes the following:
- the LOC122609204 gene encoding uncharacterized protein LOC122609204, with protein sequence MAHYAIQQDVRDTASSSRTYTRRDDRGESHDRLFRDYFAEEPKFNETFFRQWFRMSRRLFVKIASDLENNFSFFQRKIDARGKWGFSALQRCTSAVRQLGYGSNPDSLDDYLNMSERSSRDTLNAFCDGVIKLYRHEYLRRPTRTDTQRILDHHASYHGFPGMLGSLDCTHWTWDNCPVAWRGQYTRGDHHGPTISLEAVASQDCWIWHAYFGVAGSNNDINVLNQSPLFNPFEDGTTPLVPFTLDGTEYRYPYYLMDGIYPRYAIFVKTISHPTGEKRIRYAKAREAARKDVERAFGIIKKNGKYLENRHDKWKKPPSVRSCMRDEDHAISPDYILEHSVAPQPSDERLFEIYDSNVHEDLKMDLIDHIHRTFIPGIDR encoded by the exons ATGGCGCATTATGCGATTCAACAAGATGTCCGTGATACTGCCTCCTCTTCAAGAACGTATACAAGACGGGACGATCGTGGTGAGTCTCACGACCGTCTTTTTCGAGATTACTTTGCCGAGGAACCGAaatttaatgagactttttttagacAATGGTTTCGTATGAGTAGACGGTTGTTTGTGAAGATAGCTTcagatttggaaaacaattttagtttttttcagaGGAAGATCGACGCGCGTGGTAAATGGGGGTTTTCGGCTTTACAGAGATGCACATCTGCAGTTCGCCAGTTAGGATACGGTAGTAATCCTGACAGTTTAGATGATTACCTAAATATGTCGGAAAGATCGTCACGTGACACCCTTAATGCTTTTTGTGATGGAGTCATTAAGTTATATCGGCATGAATACTTGCGTAGGCCAACGCGTACTGATACGCAACgcattcttgatcatcatgcaTCTTATCATGGTTTCCCCGGCATGTTAG ggagtcttgattgtacacactggACTTGGGATAATTGTCCAGTAGCTTGGCGTGGCCAGTACACGCGAGGTGACCATCACGGGCCGACGATATCGCTTGAAGCAGTTGCATCACAGGATTGTTGGATTTGGCACGCATACTTTGGTGTTgccggttcaaacaacgacattaatgtgttgaaccaatctcctttgttcaatccttttgaagACGGCACAACACCGTTGGTTCCTTTCACTTTAGATGGAACCGAATATCGGTACCCGTATTATCTCATGGATGGGATCTACCCAAGATATGCGATATTTGTGAAAACGATTTCCCATCCAACCGGTGAGAAAAGGATTCGATATGCTAAGGCACGGGAAGCTGCAAGGAAGGATGTGGAGCGAGCTTTtggtattattaaaaaaaatggaaaatacttaGAGAACCGGCACGACAAATGGAAGAAACCCCCATCCGTAAGATCATGTATGCGTGATGAGGATCACGCTATAAGTCCTGATTACATTCTGGAACACTCGGTTGCGCCACAGCCATCTGATGAACGACTGTTTGAGATATATGACTCAAACGTTCACGAAGATCTTAagatggatctcattgaccatattcatcgcACATTCATCCCGGGAATCGATCGCTAG